The Poseidonibacter lekithochrous region GACTCTTTTGTATTTGCAGATAAAGCAAACATACTTTGAGCTTTTTGGCTTGTCTGGTTAATATTTTCTGTAATTTGTGTAATTGAAGCAGCTACTTCTTCAAGTGATGCTGCTTGGTTTGTTGCATTTGAGCTTAAAATATTTACATTATTTGATAATTGTGTTGCACTACTTTTTAATTGTAATCCATCATTTTGATTATCTACTAGAATTTCTGTAATAATATTATTCATATTATTAATTTCAGTTCCAATTTTTCCACATCTATTAATATCTAACTCTTTCGTAAAGTCTTTTTTTGCATACTGTTCTAAAACAGAACTAATTTCATTTATATCTTTACCTATAAAACTCTCTAAGTTTTCAAGCATATTATTAATAAGCTCTTTTAGTTCATTTAGAGATTGAGTACTACAAGTACTTTCAATTCTTTTCTCCAAGTGACCATGACTTACTTCATTTACAACTTCTTTTACATTTGAGATTAAACAATTATCTTCATTTAAATGAATTTTTATCTCTTCAATATTTTCATTAACTAGTTGTGCCATTTTTCCTATTTCATCATTGCTATTAACATCAATTTTTTCAGCACTATCTTTTGTTTTATTAAGATAATTAAAGAAGTCTAATAATCCATGTTGGAATCTATCTAATGGATTTGAGATTACTTTATTGATTAAAAGATAAATAACACTTAATAAAATAAGAACTAGTATTACTGTTGCAATAATAAATACTTTTTGAACTTGCTCAGAGATTTTTAGAAACTCATCTTGATATGAACCTGCAACTATTGTCCAATTCCATTTTTTATAATTTGTAAAGGCTGCTACTTTTTCTGCAACTAAACCATTTTCATTGTAGTCATAGTGAATAACACCATTTTTCTTTTTAAGGATCTCTTCTATAAATAAATTATCATTTGCATCTTTTAGTTTAGAAATATTCTTACCTTCTAAGGATTTATGTAAAATAAGTTTACCTTTGTTATCTAGAATATAAATATATCCAGTATCTCCAATAACAACTTCTTTTAATTTCTTTTTTAAAGTCTCTAAACCTTTAGTAAAGTCATATCCAATATATAAAGCCCCAATAATTTCATCATTTTTAATAATAGGTGAATAAACAGACATATAACTTTTGTTTGCTATTTCTTCAAGTCCTATGAATTTTTCTTTATTTTGAATATTTTTATATGTATTAGAAGATGGTTTAATAGTATCAAGTAAAATTCTTTCACCTTTTTCATCCATAAGTGAAGAAGTAATTCTAATATATTCATCCCCATCTTTAACGTATACAGCAGATACTGCACCTGTTAATTCAGTAAAATGATCAACTGGTTGGAAGTTTTTATTTAATCTTGAAAATCCATCAAATAAAGCTAATGTTTCAACTCCATTTATTTTGACTTTTCTATTACCTTTTTTTCTAAGATTTAAAAAAGATTTTTCAAATACATTTAAAAGAATCATAGAGTTTTTTTCCAATGAATCATTATAAATCTGAGCTGTTTGATGATAATTATTTACTTGAATTTTTAAATTTGATTCTAATTCTTTGATTAGATTTTTATTAATATTTGAAATCATAAATATTGTAAAAATTATCATTAAAACTAAAATTGTAATCCCTATTAAAATAGAGAATTTTTTATTAATACTGTTTACCATAGTATTATCCTTAGTATAAAATTGTTTTGCTAGTTTTTTAAGAGATTAACATTCAACGTAATGAACGGCAAGACCACCCATGGACGTTTCTTTATATTTATTTTGCATATCTTTGCCAGTGTCGTACATAGTTTTGATAACTGAATCTAATGAGACATAATGTTTACCATCTTCATTTACTGCCATTCTAGCAGCATTTACAGCTTTCATAGCAGCCATTGCATTTCGCTCAATACAAGGTATTTGCACAAGTCCTGCAATTGGGTCACAAGTAAGTCCTAAATTATGTTCCATTCCAATTTCAGCAGCATTTTCTATTTGATTATTATTAGCACCCAAAAATGAAGCCATTCCCGCAGCAGCCATAGAACAAGCTACTCCTACTTCTCCTTGGCATCCAACATCAGCACCCGAAATTGAGGCATTTTTTTGATATAAAAGCCCAATAGCTCCTGATGTTAATAAAAAGTCAATTACTACATCATCATTGTTTTTATGATTTAAAAAGTTTATTATATAGTGTAAAACAGCAGGAATAATTCCAGAAGCTCCGTTTGTAGGAGCTGTTACAACTCTGCCTCCACAAGCATTTTCTTCATTTACAGCTAATGCATATAAATTTATCCAATCCACAATTGCTAATGGATCATTTGGAACTTTTGCTTTTAGTTTTTGATGAATATTAAAAGCACGTTTTGGAACTTTAAGTCCACCTGGTAAAATACCATCACTATTTAGTCCTTTTGAAACAGACTCTTTCATAACATCCCAAATCTCTAATAAATCTTTTTTTATATCTTCTTCATTTTTATAAGCTTTTTCATTCTCTAAAACAAGTTGTGCAATACTTAAATTATTTGTTTTTGCTTTTTCCAATAACTCTTTTGCGCTAGAAAAATTATATGGAAGAGTTTTTTCATCTATTTTTTTAGAATTAATTTCATCTTCACTTATTACTTCTCCTCCACCAATTGAATAATAAGTTTTAGAAAAAAGCTCAGTAGCATTTTTATAAATACTTAATTTAATTGCATTTGGATGAAAGGCTAGAGTTTTGTTTTGATATAAAATTAAATCCTCTTTATATGAGAATGTAATCTCTTTTTCATTAAATAGTTTTAGTAATGAAGAGTTTTTTATTTGATCTATTTTTTTTTGAATTGTATTTGTATCTACAGTTTTAGGTTCATTTCCCATTAGGCCTAATAAAACAGCACTATCACTATGATGTCCAATTCCTGTAGCTCCTAGTGAGCCAAATAACTCTACTTTGATTCTGTCAAGATTTGAAAAGTGATTTTGTTCTTTTATTAACTCTACAAACCTTTTTGCAATAAGCATTGGTCCTACGGTGTGTGAGCTTGAAGGCCCAACACCTATTTTAAAAAGGTTAAAGATAGTCATTTTAGTGATCTAAAATTTGTTGTAAGAATAGTTTTAATCTATCTGATTGAGGATTGTCAAAGAACTCATGAGGAGTATTTTCTTCTACAATTTGTCCTGCATCCATAAAGATAACTCTATCTGCTACTTTTTTTGCGAATCCCATTTCGTGAGTTACACAAACCATAGTAATCCCATCATTAGCAAGTTCTGTCATTACATCTAGAACTTCTCCAATCATTTCAGGATCTAGGGCTGCTGTTGGTTCATCAAATAACATAATATCTGGGTTTGAACATAAACATCTTGCAATTGCAACTCTTTGTTGTTGACCTCCAGATAATTGATTTGGATACTTATCTGCTTGATCTGCAATTTTAACTCGTTCTAAATAGTGCATTGCAGTTTTAATTGCTTCTTTTCTAGGTTTCTTACCAACCCAAGTAGGAGCTAGAATTAAGTTTTCTAAGATTGAAAGGTGAGGGAATAGGTTAAAGTGTTGGAATACCATTCCAACATGTGTTCTAACCTCTCTAATTCTTTTTACATCTTCTGTTAATTCTAAACCATTAATAAGAATTTGACCTTCTTGGAAAGCTTCAAGTCTATTCATACATCTAATAGTTGTAGATTTTCCAGACCCAGAAGGTCCACAAATTACAACTCTTTCACCTTTTTTTACATTTAAGTTAACATTTTTTAATACGTGAAAATCCCCGTACCATTTGTTAAGTTCTTTTAGTTGTATCATATATTCTAATTCGCTCATTTTGTAATCCTATAATTATTTTCTATTATCTATGATTTGTATTAAATCTATTTTCAATTGACTTAGCATATTTAGACATACTAAAACAAATAACCCAATATATCATCGTTACGAAAACATAACCTTCTGTTTCAAATCCTAACCAGTTTGTATCACTATTTGTAAGTGTTACCATTGCAAGAACATCGAATAATCCAATAATTAAGATAAGCGTAGTATCTTTGAATAATGAAATAAATGACCCAACAATATTTGGAATAGAAATTTTTAATGCTTGTGGTAAGATAACTAATCCCATCTTTTTCCAGTAAGTTAAACCTAAAGCATCTGCTGCTTCATATTGACCTTTTGGAATAGCTTGTAATCCACCTCTAATAACTTCGGCGATATAAGCTGCTTGAAATAAAGTAATACCAATTAATGCTCTTAATAATTTATCAAAATCCATTCCTTCTGGGAAGAATAGAGGTAAAATTACTGATGCCATAAATAAAATAGTAATTAAAGGAACCCCTCTAATAAACTCAATATATATAACAGAGATTGTTTTGATAATTGGCATATGTGATTGTCTTCCTAGGGCAAAAATAATACCAATAGGAAATGATGCAATAATACCAACTGATGCAACAATAATAGTAAGTAATAATCCACCCCATTTATCTGTTTCAACAACTTCTAATCCAAATCCACCTGCAACTAAAATATAAGTTATTACAGGGAAAGAAAGGATCATGAATGCTTTTACTTTAATATTATCAATCTTTTTAAAGGCAATAATATAAACTAAAAAGATAAATAGTGCTAAGTTTGGTCTCCAGTATAATTCTTCTGGATAGAAACCATAAATAAATTGATTGAATTTTTCAAAAATGAAAATCCATCTAGCTCCATCTTTTGTAATCTCATCTTTTGTTCCACTCCAAGTAGCATCGAAAATCATCCAATCTAATAATGGTGGCATAACAAGATAAATAAAATAAAATGATACTAATGTTAAAACTGTACTAAGAATAGAATTAAATAAATTCTCTTTAGCCCAGTGGATAACACCTTTAGTATTTGAAGGAGCTGCTCTTGCTTCTAGTTTTTCATAAATAGCCATTATCTCTCCTTTATTTGCATTTTTTTATTTGCGTAGTTCATTAGCACTGAAATAAGAATACTTAGTGTTAAATAAACAGCCATTGTCATTAAGATAATCTCAATTGCTTGTCCAACTTGATTTAATGAAGTACCTGAGAAAATAGTTACTAACTCTGGATAACCAATAGCAGTTGCTAATGAGGAGTTTTTTACTAAGTTTAGGTATTGATTAATAACAGGTGGAATAATAACTCTTAATGCTTGTGGTAAAACAACTTTTTTAAGAATAATATAGTCTTTTAATCCTAATGCATGTGCTGCTTCTTTTTGACCTTTTGGAACTGCTTCGATACCAGCTCTTACAGCTTCTGCGATATAAGTAGCTGTATAAATACTAAGTGCAAAAGATAAGGCTAATAATTCAGGGATTAAAGTCCAACCACCTCTGAAGTTAAAACCTTTTAGTTGTGCATATTCTAATGTTGCAGGTGTACCACTTAGGAAATAAACTAATACAGGTGCTCCTATTAAAATTGCTAGAGAAGTTCCAAGTAGGGGAAACTCTTCTCCTGTTTCATCATGTCTTTTTTTGGCCCAATTTGATAGATAAACAACAGCTATAATACCTAGAATAAAAGCAATAATAACTGCAATAAAACCACTCTCTAAAATAGGTTTAGGAATGTATAACCCACGATTATTGAAGAAAATAGAGTCAAAAAAAGAAATACTTTGTTTGGGACTTGGTAGTGCCGCTAAAACAACGTTGTACCAGAATAGAATTTGTAGTAAAATTGGTATATTTCTAAATGTCTCAACATAAACCATTGATAGTTTTGAAACCATCCAGTTTTTTGAAAGTCTTCCAACACCAACTAATAATCCAATAAGAGATGCAAAGATAATACCAATAACAGAAACTAAAATAGTGTTTAATAAACCAACTATAAATACTTTTCCATGGCTATCTGCTTCATCATATGCAATTAAGGACTGTAAGATTCCAAATCCAGCTTCACTGCCTAAGAAATCGAAACCTGTGTTAATTCCACGTTTTTCAATATTTATAAACATATTATTTAAAACAAAATATGTGAATATGAATATCGATGCAAGCGCAATTATTTGATAAATAATGGCCCTGTTGTCGGGATTGTTATAAAACGCACTCGAAAACATTGAGGGCTTATTTTTTTTATTCATTTTTATACCTTAATAAAAAAAAGGGGGATGATTCCCCCTTTCTGTAATAGAAACTAATATATATAAGTTATTAGATAAGTTGATTATCTAATTGGTGCTCCGTATTGAATACCACCATCATTCCAAAGTTTGTTTAAACCTCTTTCAATTTTTAAAGGAGAGTTAGCCCCAACATTTCTTTCAAATGATTCACCATAGTTTCCTACGTTTTTGATAATATTATATGCCCATTTTTTATCTAAACCTAAGTTTTTACCAGATTCTCCAGATTCACCTAAGATTCTTTTGATTCCTGGGTTTTTACTTTTTAACATAGAATCTACATTTGCTTGAGTAATTCCAAATTCTTCAGCATTTAATAATGCAATGTGAGTCCATTTAACAATATTAAACCATTTATCATCACCTTGTCTTACAACTGGTCCTAATGGTTCTTTTGAAATAATCTCAGGAAGTACTTTTACAGAACTAGGATCTTTTACTTTTAAAACTAAACCATAAAGTTGAGAAGCATCAGAAGTTACAACGTCACATCTACCAGATTTGAATCCTTCAATAGTTTGACCAGATGTATCATAAGTAATTGGTTTATAAGTCATTTTATTAGCTTTGAAGTAATCAGTTAGATTAAGTTCAGTTGTTGTACCTGCTTGAATACAAACAGTTGCTCCATCTAATTCTTTTGCTGAATTTACACCAATATCTTTATTTACTAAGAAACCTTGACCGTCATAATAATTTACACCAGCAAAGTTAAGACCTAATGAAGTATCTCTTGTGTTAGTCCAAGTAGTTGATCTTGATAATAAATCAATTTCACCACTTTGAAGTGCCGTAAATCTCTCTTTTGCAGTTAAAGAAACATATTTAACTTTTGATGCGTCACCAAATACAGCAGATGCAACAGCTTTACACATATCAACATCTAAGCCTTTCCATTGACCACTTGAATCAGTTGCAGAAAAACCAGCAATACCTGTAGATACACCACAATTTAAAACACCTTTTTTCTTAACAGAATCTAATGTATCCGCAGCTGAAACACTCGCTAATAGGGCTACTGTTGCTATACTTAATGAAGCAGTTTTTAAAAATTTCATTTCTCGTCCTTAAAGTTTATTTTGTAAATTCTATATAACTTTTAGCAATTAATTGAATTTAACTTGTAATTCAGTATATTAGTTAAATATAGCATTTGAGTAGCAATGCTGAATAAAATATAGACAATTTTGAAATTTTATTACTACTAATAATAGTAATAAGTATTAATTAGTAATGTAGTTATATATAGAGAT contains the following coding sequences:
- a CDS encoding L-serine ammonia-lyase: MTKMTIFNLFKIGVGPSSSHTVGPMLIAKRFVELIKEQNHFSNLDRIKVELFGSLGATGIGHHSDSAVLLGLMGNEPKTVDTNTIQKKIDQIKNSSLLKLFNEKEITFSYKEDLILYQNKTLAFHPNAIKLSIYKNATELFSKTYYSIGGGEVISEDEINSKKIDEKTLPYNFSSAKELLEKAKTNNLSIAQLVLENEKAYKNEEDIKKDLLEIWDVMKESVSKGLNSDGILPGGLKVPKRAFNIHQKLKAKVPNDPLAIVDWINLYALAVNEENACGGRVVTAPTNGASGIIPAVLHYIINFLNHKNNDDVVIDFLLTSGAIGLLYQKNASISGADVGCQGEVGVACSMAAAGMASFLGANNNQIENAAEIGMEHNLGLTCDPIAGLVQIPCIERNAMAAMKAVNAARMAVNEDGKHYVSLDSVIKTMYDTGKDMQNKYKETSMGGLAVHYVEC
- a CDS encoding amino acid ABC transporter permease; translated protein: MAIYEKLEARAAPSNTKGVIHWAKENLFNSILSTVLTLVSFYFIYLVMPPLLDWMIFDATWSGTKDEITKDGARWIFIFEKFNQFIYGFYPEELYWRPNLALFIFLVYIIAFKKIDNIKVKAFMILSFPVITYILVAGGFGLEVVETDKWGGLLLTIIVASVGIIASFPIGIIFALGRQSHMPIIKTISVIYIEFIRGVPLITILFMASVILPLFFPEGMDFDKLLRALIGITLFQAAYIAEVIRGGLQAIPKGQYEAADALGLTYWKKMGLVILPQALKISIPNIVGSFISLFKDTTLILIIGLFDVLAMVTLTNSDTNWLGFETEGYVFVTMIYWVICFSMSKYAKSIENRFNTNHR
- a CDS encoding amino acid ABC transporter ATP-binding protein, which encodes MIQLKELNKWYGDFHVLKNVNLNVKKGERVVICGPSGSGKSTTIRCMNRLEAFQEGQILINGLELTEDVKRIREVRTHVGMVFQHFNLFPHLSILENLILAPTWVGKKPRKEAIKTAMHYLERVKIADQADKYPNQLSGGQQQRVAIARCLCSNPDIMLFDEPTAALDPEMIGEVLDVMTELANDGITMVCVTHEMGFAKKVADRVIFMDAGQIVEENTPHEFFDNPQSDRLKLFLQQILDH
- a CDS encoding amino acid ABC transporter substrate-binding protein, which encodes MKFLKTASLSIATVALLASVSAADTLDSVKKKGVLNCGVSTGIAGFSATDSSGQWKGLDVDMCKAVASAVFGDASKVKYVSLTAKERFTALQSGEIDLLSRSTTWTNTRDTSLGLNFAGVNYYDGQGFLVNKDIGVNSAKELDGATVCIQAGTTTELNLTDYFKANKMTYKPITYDTSGQTIEGFKSGRCDVVTSDASQLYGLVLKVKDPSSVKVLPEIISKEPLGPVVRQGDDKWFNIVKWTHIALLNAEEFGITQANVDSMLKSKNPGIKRILGESGESGKNLGLDKKWAYNIIKNVGNYGESFERNVGANSPLKIERGLNKLWNDGGIQYGAPIR
- a CDS encoding methyl-accepting chemotaxis protein produces the protein MVNSINKKFSILIGITILVLMIIFTIFMISNINKNLIKELESNLKIQVNNYHQTAQIYNDSLEKNSMILLNVFEKSFLNLRKKGNRKVKINGVETLALFDGFSRLNKNFQPVDHFTELTGAVSAVYVKDGDEYIRITSSLMDEKGERILLDTIKPSSNTYKNIQNKEKFIGLEEIANKSYMSVYSPIIKNDEIIGALYIGYDFTKGLETLKKKLKEVVIGDTGYIYILDNKGKLILHKSLEGKNISKLKDANDNLFIEEILKKKNGVIHYDYNENGLVAEKVAAFTNYKKWNWTIVAGSYQDEFLKISEQVQKVFIIATVILVLILLSVIYLLINKVISNPLDRFQHGLLDFFNYLNKTKDSAEKIDVNSNDEIGKMAQLVNENIEEIKIHLNEDNCLISNVKEVVNEVSHGHLEKRIESTCSTQSLNELKELINNMLENLESFIGKDINEISSVLEQYAKKDFTKELDINRCGKIGTEINNMNNIITEILVDNQNDGLQLKSSATQLSNNVNILSSNATNQAASLEEVAASITQITENINQTSQKAQSMFALSANTKESSNHGKELANQTVTSMDEINEKVQTINESIAVIDQIAFQTNILSLNAAVEAATAGEAGKGFAVVAAEVRNLASRSAEAAKEIKELVESATLQTSEGKKISSSMIDGFENLENKIKETDDIINDVANAAKEQTNVMIHISDTINGLDRFTQENAQVAEQTNEISSDTNNIAIAVVENVNKSEFKGKK
- a CDS encoding amino acid ABC transporter permease codes for the protein MFINIEKRGINTGFDFLGSEAGFGILQSLIAYDEADSHGKVFIVGLLNTILVSVIGIIFASLIGLLVGVGRLSKNWMVSKLSMVYVETFRNIPILLQILFWYNVVLAALPSPKQSISFFDSIFFNNRGLYIPKPILESGFIAVIIAFILGIIAVVYLSNWAKKRHDETGEEFPLLGTSLAILIGAPVLVYFLSGTPATLEYAQLKGFNFRGGWTLIPELLALSFALSIYTATYIAEAVRAGIEAVPKGQKEAAHALGLKDYIILKKVVLPQALRVIIPPVINQYLNLVKNSSLATAIGYPELVTIFSGTSLNQVGQAIEIILMTMAVYLTLSILISVLMNYANKKMQIKER